From a region of the Streptomyces sp. NBC_00193 genome:
- a CDS encoding FAD-dependent oxidoreductase: protein MAVDDDPQVLRAVRRDLRSAYGDRYRVLGASSAADALKILDSLDERGHDPALFLVDQRMPDVTGVEFLLEAVSRFPDARRVLLTAYAETDAAITAINRVRLDYYLLKPWDPPHERLFPVLDDLLSDWLATYRPAYDGIIVAGHLVSPGTHAVRDFFTRNGQPFRFLNVERDPEALTVIAAAQPDAALPLVRFPDGSVLSAPTDTQLAQRLGLATTASRPHYECVIVGAGPAGLAAGVYSASEGLSTLMLDSRAPGGQAGTSSLIENYLGFPSGLSGGDLTRRATIQASRFGAEILHPVEVTSLTRDDPAKILTLADGTEISAETVLLATGVSYNRLDAPGADRFEGAGLYYGAATTESSACISQHVFIVGGANSAGQAAVHFAKYAARVTILVRAASLDDSMSRYLIDEIERTPNIEVRVRTTVVRLHGEDHLERLTLHNSETGEDKEIPARFMFTFIGARPHTGWLAGVVERDEYGFVLTGSDLISNGGELPAEWSLERAPYPLETSVPGVFAAGDVRAHSVKRVASGVGEGAMAVSLIHRYRSMG, encoded by the coding sequence CTGGCCGTGGACGACGACCCGCAGGTGCTGCGCGCCGTCCGCCGCGACCTGCGCAGCGCGTACGGAGACCGCTACCGGGTGCTCGGCGCCTCCTCGGCCGCCGACGCCCTCAAGATCCTGGACTCCCTCGACGAGCGCGGCCACGACCCGGCGCTCTTCCTCGTCGACCAGCGGATGCCCGACGTCACCGGGGTCGAGTTCCTGCTGGAGGCCGTGAGCCGGTTCCCCGACGCGCGCCGCGTGCTCCTCACCGCGTACGCCGAGACGGACGCGGCGATCACCGCGATCAACCGGGTCCGCCTGGACTACTACCTGCTCAAGCCCTGGGACCCGCCGCACGAGCGGCTCTTCCCGGTCCTGGACGACCTGCTCTCCGACTGGCTCGCGACCTATCGCCCGGCGTACGACGGGATCATCGTCGCGGGTCACCTGGTCTCCCCCGGCACCCATGCCGTCCGGGACTTCTTCACCCGCAACGGCCAGCCCTTCCGCTTCCTCAACGTCGAGCGGGACCCCGAGGCGCTGACCGTGATCGCCGCCGCCCAGCCCGACGCCGCGCTGCCCCTGGTGCGCTTCCCGGACGGCTCGGTGCTCTCCGCGCCGACGGACACGCAGCTCGCCCAGCGCCTGGGGCTGGCCACCACCGCCTCGCGCCCGCACTACGAGTGCGTCATCGTCGGCGCGGGCCCGGCGGGCCTCGCGGCCGGCGTCTACTCGGCCTCCGAGGGCCTGTCCACGCTCATGCTGGACTCCCGCGCCCCGGGCGGCCAGGCGGGCACCTCCAGCCTGATCGAAAACTACCTCGGCTTCCCCTCGGGCCTCTCCGGCGGCGACCTGACCCGCCGCGCCACCATCCAGGCCTCCCGCTTCGGGGCCGAGATCCTGCACCCGGTGGAGGTGACCTCGCTGACCCGTGACGACCCGGCGAAGATCCTGACCCTGGCGGACGGGACGGAGATCAGCGCCGAGACGGTGCTCCTGGCGACCGGGGTCTCGTACAACCGCCTGGACGCCCCGGGCGCCGACCGCTTCGAGGGCGCCGGGCTCTACTACGGCGCGGCGACCACGGAGAGCTCGGCGTGCATCTCGCAGCACGTGTTCATCGTGGGCGGGGCCAACTCGGCCGGCCAGGCCGCCGTGCACTTCGCCAAGTACGCCGCCCGGGTCACGATCCTGGTCCGCGCGGCCTCGCTCGACGACAGCATGTCCCGCTACCTGATCGACGAGATCGAGCGCACCCCCAACATCGAGGTGCGGGTCCGCACGACGGTCGTCCGCCTGCACGGCGAGGACCACCTCGAACGGCTGACCCTCCACAACTCCGAGACCGGCGAGGACAAGGAGATCCCGGCCCGCTTCATGTTCACCTTCATCGGCGCCCGCCCGCACACGGGGTGGCTGGCCGGGGTGGTGGAGCGGGACGAGTACGGCTTCGTGCTCACCGGCTCGGACCTGATCTCCAACGGCGGCGAACTCCCGGCGGAATGGAGCCTGGAGCGCGCCCCGTACCCGCTGGAGACCAGCGTCCCCGGAGTCTTCGCGGCGGGGGACGTACGGGCCCACTCGGTCAAACGCGTCGCCTCGGGCGTGGGCGAGGGAGCCATGGCGGTCTCCCTGATCCACCGCTACCGCTCGATGGGCTGA
- a CDS encoding RsmB/NOP family class I SAM-dependent RNA methyltransferase, with amino-acid sequence MSEQPPRRPAATKANGKPAKPYRRPKKDPVRMLAFEVLRAVDERDAYANLVLPPLLKKARKDETFQARDAALATELVYGTLRRQGTYDAVIKACIDRPLREVDPPVLDVLSLGAHQLLGTRIPTHAAVSASVELARVVLGDGRAKFVNAVLRKISAHDLEGWLEKVAPPYEDDAEEHLAVFHSHPRWVVSALWDSLGGGRAGIEDLLEADNERPEVTLVARPGRSTAQELLEAVGEDSALPGRWSPYAVRMAEGGEPGALEAVREGRAGVQDEGSQLVAMALAAVPVEGRDERWLDGCAGPGGKAALLAALAAQRGAFLLASEKQPHRARLVERALAGNPGPYQVITADGTRPPWLPGSFDRVLMDVPCSGLGALRRRPEARWRRRPEDLESFAPLQRGLLREALSAVRVGGVVGYATCSPHLAETRVVVEDVLKGRGAGAAPIAAELIDARPYMQEVPALGDGPDVQLWPHLHGTDAMYLALIRRTG; translated from the coding sequence GTGAGCGAACAGCCCCCTCGCCGACCGGCCGCCACCAAGGCCAACGGCAAGCCCGCCAAGCCGTACCGCAGGCCCAAGAAGGACCCCGTCCGGATGCTGGCCTTCGAGGTGCTGCGGGCGGTGGACGAGCGCGACGCGTACGCGAACCTCGTGCTGCCGCCGCTGCTGAAGAAGGCCCGCAAGGACGAGACCTTCCAGGCGCGGGACGCGGCCCTGGCCACCGAGCTCGTGTACGGGACCCTGCGCCGCCAGGGCACGTACGACGCGGTCATCAAGGCCTGCATCGACCGCCCGCTGCGCGAGGTCGACCCGCCGGTGCTCGACGTGCTCTCGCTCGGCGCGCACCAGCTGCTCGGGACCCGGATCCCCACCCACGCGGCGGTGTCCGCGAGCGTGGAGCTGGCCCGGGTGGTGCTCGGCGACGGGCGGGCGAAGTTCGTCAACGCGGTGCTGCGCAAGATCTCCGCGCACGACCTCGAAGGGTGGCTGGAGAAGGTCGCCCCGCCGTACGAGGACGACGCGGAGGAGCACCTCGCGGTCTTCCACTCGCACCCGAGGTGGGTCGTCAGCGCCCTGTGGGACTCGCTGGGCGGCGGCCGCGCCGGGATCGAGGACCTGCTGGAGGCCGACAACGAGCGGCCCGAGGTCACCCTCGTGGCGCGGCCCGGGCGGTCCACGGCGCAGGAGCTGCTGGAGGCGGTGGGCGAGGACTCGGCGCTGCCGGGACGCTGGTCCCCGTACGCGGTCAGGATGGCCGAGGGCGGCGAACCGGGCGCGCTGGAGGCGGTGCGCGAGGGCCGCGCCGGTGTGCAGGACGAAGGCAGCCAGCTGGTGGCGATGGCCCTGGCGGCCGTCCCGGTCGAGGGCCGCGACGAGCGCTGGCTGGACGGCTGCGCCGGACCGGGCGGCAAGGCCGCACTGCTCGCGGCGCTGGCCGCCCAGCGCGGTGCGTTCCTGCTGGCCTCCGAGAAGCAGCCCCACCGGGCCCGGCTGGTCGAGCGGGCGCTCGCCGGCAACCCGGGCCCCTACCAGGTCATCACGGCCGACGGAACGCGTCCGCCGTGGCTGCCGGGCTCCTTCGACCGCGTTCTGATGGACGTGCCCTGCTCGGGTCTCGGCGCGCTGCGCCGTCGCCCGGAGGCGCGCTGGCGCCGCCGGCCGGAGGACCTGGAGAGCTTCGCGCCGCTCCAGCGCGGGCTGCTGCGCGAGGCGCTCTCGGCCGTCCGGGTGGGAGGCGTCGTGGGCTACGCGACCTGCTCGCCGCACCTGGCGGAGACCCGGGTCGTGGTGGAGGACGTACTGAAGGGGCGGGGCGCCGGTGCGGCCCCGATCGCTGCGGAACTGATCGACGCCCGGCCGTACATGCAGGAGGTTCCGGCACTGGGCGACGGCCCGGACGTACAGCTGTGGCCGCACCTGCACGGGACGGACGCGATGTACCTGGCGCTGATCCGCCGGACCGGCTGA
- a CDS encoding group II truncated hemoglobin produces MSTAPDTTPDTTPTIYEWMGGEEAMNRLTDVFYAHALQDEILAPVFAGMDSEHPQHVAVWLAEVFGGPKQYTASHGGHQHMATKHLGRGITEEQRRRWVDLLTDTADEVGLPTDPEFRAVFAYYIEWGTRMALIYSGPNPPPVDAADIPVWSWGQTPPWIPKS; encoded by the coding sequence ATGAGCACCGCACCCGACACCACACCGGACACCACGCCCACGATCTACGAGTGGATGGGCGGCGAGGAGGCGATGAACCGCCTCACGGACGTCTTCTACGCCCACGCCCTGCAGGACGAGATCCTGGCCCCGGTCTTCGCGGGCATGGACTCCGAGCACCCCCAGCACGTGGCGGTCTGGCTGGCGGAGGTCTTCGGCGGCCCGAAGCAGTACACCGCGTCCCACGGCGGCCACCAGCACATGGCCACCAAGCACCTGGGCCGCGGCATCACCGAAGAGCAGCGCCGCCGCTGGGTGGACCTGCTGACGGACACGGCCGACGAGGTGGGCCTGCCCACGGACCCGGAGTTCCGCGCGGTCTTCGCGTACTACATCGAGTGGGGCACCCGCATGGCCCTGATCTACTCGGGCCCCAACCCGCCCCCGGTCGACGCGGCCGACATCCCGGTCTGGTCCTGGGGCCAGACCCCACCCTGGATCCCGAAGTCCTGA
- a CDS encoding YafY family protein — protein MRADRLVSLVLLLRQRGRLTADTLARELEVSPRTVLRDIEALSAAGVPVYAERGRHGGFALSPGFRTELTGLNHDETLALLTAGPGRGEQVFGLGPELASAMRKVVDALPVSHLAAANDAAQRFLVDPEADLLSRRLVTEEVPGGTMVEVRRAVLAGHKLRIRYAATGEQPQWRTVDPIGLVTVRDRAYLLATRAGEDRTYRLSRVLAAEELPEAAERPSRVDLDRIWRERSAGFLSGGDHIAVLLRVNPARREDLLDTALAVRAEEPDADGWLRLEVTFQDARHARWALWQLGMDGEALAPQSLRTWLRDRAAALAARYGDPG, from the coding sequence ATGCGCGCAGACCGGTTGGTCTCGCTGGTGCTGCTGTTGCGTCAGCGCGGTCGGCTGACCGCGGACACGCTCGCCCGCGAGCTGGAGGTATCCCCCCGTACGGTGCTGCGCGACATCGAGGCACTGTCGGCCGCGGGGGTCCCGGTCTACGCGGAACGCGGCCGGCACGGCGGCTTCGCGCTGTCGCCCGGATTCCGCACCGAACTCACCGGCCTGAACCACGACGAGACCCTCGCCCTGCTGACCGCCGGACCGGGGCGCGGCGAGCAGGTGTTCGGCCTGGGCCCGGAGCTCGCCTCGGCGATGCGCAAGGTGGTCGACGCGCTGCCCGTGAGCCACCTCGCCGCCGCCAACGACGCGGCCCAGCGGTTCCTCGTCGACCCGGAGGCCGACCTGCTCTCGCGCCGGCTGGTCACCGAGGAGGTGCCCGGCGGCACGATGGTCGAGGTCCGGCGCGCGGTGCTCGCCGGACACAAGCTGCGGATCCGCTACGCGGCCACCGGCGAGCAGCCGCAGTGGCGCACGGTGGACCCGATCGGGCTGGTCACCGTACGGGACCGGGCGTACCTGCTGGCCACGCGGGCGGGCGAGGACCGCACCTACCGGCTGTCGCGGGTGCTGGCCGCCGAGGAACTCCCCGAAGCGGCCGAGCGGCCGAGCCGGGTCGATCTGGACCGGATCTGGCGGGAGCGCTCCGCGGGGTTCCTCTCCGGCGGCGACCACATCGCCGTGCTGCTCCGGGTGAATCCGGCCCGGCGGGAAGACCTGCTCGACACCGCGCTGGCGGTCCGCGCGGAGGAACCCGACGCGGACGGCTGGCTGCGCCTGGAGGTCACCTTCCAGGACGCACGGCATGCCCGGTGGGCCCTGTGGCAGCTCGGCATGGACGGGGAGGCCCTGGCCCCGCAATCGCTCCGCACGTGGCTGCGCGACCGCGCCGCGGCGCTCGCGGCGCGCTACGGGGACCCGGGGTGA
- a CDS encoding ribonuclease: MIFRNVPRSLLRVLGAVFLCAALVGAVGCSGKKPAPAAATSTSASAGSGVDVAPSGAASSAVPTPGWAKGMATVRASALPQQARDVLTLIDKGGPYQYRQDGTVFGNFEKVLPQKKRGYYHEFTVKTPGERDRGARRIVTGGGGEFFYTDDHYETFKAVLR, encoded by the coding sequence ATGATCTTTCGGAACGTGCCCCGATCGTTGCTGCGTGTGCTGGGGGCTGTGTTCCTCTGCGCGGCGCTGGTCGGTGCGGTGGGTTGCAGCGGGAAGAAACCCGCGCCTGCCGCGGCCACCAGTACGAGCGCGAGCGCCGGCTCCGGCGTTGACGTTGCCCCGAGCGGGGCGGCGAGTTCCGCTGTGCCGACGCCCGGATGGGCGAAGGGCATGGCGACGGTACGGGCCTCGGCATTGCCGCAGCAGGCCCGGGACGTGCTGACGCTGATCGACAAGGGCGGGCCGTACCAGTACCGGCAGGACGGGACCGTCTTCGGCAATTTCGAGAAGGTCCTGCCGCAGAAGAAGCGCGGCTACTACCACGAGTTCACCGTGAAGACGCCCGGTGAGCGGGACCGTGGGGCCCGGCGGATCGTGACCGGTGGGGGCGGGGAGTTCTTCTACACGGACGACCACTACGAGACCTTCAAGGCGGTTCTCCGATGA
- a CDS encoding antibiotic biosynthesis monooxygenase family protein, with amino-acid sequence MTTTVEYIRYRIALDDQPAFEDAYVRASESLAASPECIDYELARCDEEPERYILRIRWTSIDAHLNGFRKGEHFPAFFSAIRPYVTAIEEMQHYLVTKVAGPGKASTPS; translated from the coding sequence ATGACCACCACCGTCGAATACATCCGTTACCGGATCGCATTGGACGATCAGCCGGCTTTCGAAGACGCGTACGTCAGGGCCTCCGAGTCCCTGGCCGCCTCGCCGGAGTGCATCGACTACGAACTCGCCCGCTGCGACGAAGAGCCCGAGCGCTACATCCTGCGCATCCGCTGGACTTCGATCGACGCCCACCTGAACGGATTCCGCAAGGGCGAGCACTTCCCCGCGTTCTTCAGCGCGATCCGCCCGTACGTCACGGCCATCGAGGAAATGCAGCACTACCTCGTCACCAAGGTGGCCGGCCCCGGAAAGGCTTCCACCCCGTCATGA
- a CDS encoding sugar-binding transcriptional regulator — protein MSAGRSALRMGPAELVQAAAMARRFYLEGKSKIQIAEEFGVSRFKVARVLETALERDLVRIEIRVPAELDAERSDALRARYGLRHAVVVESPADATEDAPDPENLGAVAADLLGELVNEGDVLGLAWGRSTIHMAASLHRLPPCTVVQLTGVYDAGTAERGSVEAVRRAAQVSGGDAHPIYAPMLLPDPATAAALRSQTGIARAFEYFDKVTVAAVSIGSWEPGISTVHDMLSDEERAHYASLGVAAEMSAHLFDAEGRRVGRDLGERCITVEADRLRRIPEVVAIAGGLRKASAIGAVLRSGLVTSLVTDTAVADYLLTESEPGLRPALERADPDE, from the coding sequence ATGTCGGCGGGACGGTCAGCCCTGCGGATGGGACCCGCGGAGCTGGTGCAGGCGGCGGCCATGGCGCGCCGTTTCTACCTGGAGGGGAAGTCCAAGATCCAGATCGCCGAGGAGTTCGGCGTGAGCCGCTTCAAGGTGGCCCGGGTCCTGGAGACCGCTCTGGAGCGCGACCTCGTACGCATCGAGATCCGCGTACCGGCCGAGCTGGACGCGGAGCGGTCCGACGCGCTGCGTGCCCGGTACGGGCTGCGGCACGCCGTGGTCGTGGAGTCTCCCGCCGATGCCACCGAGGACGCTCCGGACCCGGAGAACCTGGGTGCCGTGGCCGCCGATCTGCTGGGCGAACTCGTCAACGAGGGCGACGTGCTGGGCCTCGCGTGGGGGCGGTCGACGATCCACATGGCCGCCTCCCTGCACCGGCTGCCTCCGTGCACCGTCGTCCAGCTGACGGGCGTGTACGACGCCGGGACGGCCGAGCGAGGGTCCGTGGAGGCCGTGCGCAGGGCCGCGCAGGTGTCGGGCGGGGACGCCCACCCCATCTACGCACCGATGCTGCTGCCCGATCCGGCCACCGCGGCAGCCCTGCGCAGCCAGACGGGGATCGCGCGGGCCTTCGAGTACTTCGACAAGGTGACCGTCGCCGCCGTCTCCATCGGCTCCTGGGAGCCGGGCATCTCGACCGTCCACGACATGCTGAGCGACGAGGAGCGGGCGCACTACGCCTCGCTGGGCGTCGCCGCCGAGATGTCCGCCCACCTGTTCGACGCCGAGGGGCGCCGCGTCGGGCGGGACCTCGGCGAGCGCTGCATCACCGTGGAGGCGGACCGGCTGCGCCGGATCCCCGAGGTCGTCGCCATCGCCGGCGGGCTGCGCAAGGCCTCCGCGATCGGGGCGGTGCTGCGCTCGGGACTGGTGACCAGCCTGGTCACCGACACCGCCGTGGCGGACTACCTGCTGACCGAATCGGAGCCCGGTCTGCGGCCGGCGCTGGAGCGGGCCGACCCCGACGAGTGA
- a CDS encoding type 1 glutamine amidotransferase domain-containing protein: MSRKILVIVSEHGYWAEELIGPVSQFDEQGYEVVFATPTGKRAHALPPSLDANYIDPPLGRSVTTEENARLGREFEQSSRLDSPLDIEAWAPERPYTSDSAYLPKLEQYHRDLDKLQADIAGFDAVLVVGGSGPIVDLANNERVHALILAFKNAGKVVAAECYGVACLAFARDWGDRRSIIWGKHVTGHCKEYDYKDGTGFLGTDFNMGPPPYPLEYILRDATGPSGAYIGNFGHPLSVIVDFPFVTGRSTPDSYLTGQKIVEVLENGLTRYGW, encoded by the coding sequence GTGAGCAGAAAGATTCTGGTCATTGTCTCCGAACACGGTTACTGGGCCGAAGAACTGATCGGCCCCGTATCCCAGTTCGACGAGCAGGGCTATGAAGTCGTATTCGCCACGCCGACCGGGAAGCGTGCCCACGCTCTCCCGCCGAGCCTCGACGCGAACTACATCGATCCTCCGCTGGGACGCTCGGTCACCACCGAGGAGAACGCCCGGCTGGGCCGGGAGTTCGAGCAGTCGAGCCGGCTCGACTCCCCGCTGGACATCGAAGCGTGGGCCCCCGAGCGCCCGTACACGAGCGACTCGGCCTATCTGCCCAAGCTGGAGCAGTACCACCGCGATCTGGACAAGCTCCAGGCCGACATCGCCGGCTTCGACGCGGTGCTCGTCGTGGGCGGCAGCGGTCCGATCGTCGACCTCGCCAACAACGAGCGCGTGCACGCCCTGATCCTCGCCTTCAAGAACGCGGGCAAGGTGGTCGCGGCCGAGTGCTACGGCGTCGCCTGCCTGGCCTTCGCCCGGGACTGGGGCGACCGCCGCAGCATCATCTGGGGCAAGCACGTGACCGGCCACTGCAAGGAGTACGACTACAAGGACGGCACCGGATTCCTCGGCACCGATTTCAACATGGGGCCGCCGCCGTATCCGCTGGAGTACATCCTGCGCGATGCGACCGGGCCGAGCGGTGCGTACATCGGGAATTTCGGTCACCCCCTTTCGGTCATCGTCGACTTCCCGTTCGTGACCGGTCGTTCGACCCCCGACTCGTATCTCACGGGGCAGAAGATCGTGGAAGTCCTGGAGAACGGTCTCACCCGGTACGGCTGGTAA
- a CDS encoding UBP-type zinc finger domain-containing protein, with amino-acid sequence MTMDLLCTHIESIRPVKPGTEGCEECLVSGDTWVHLRMCLSCGHVGCCDSSKNRHATRHYGTTEHPIAASHEPGEDWAWCYADKLMLDPA; translated from the coding sequence ATGACGATGGACCTGTTGTGCACCCACATCGAGTCGATACGTCCGGTGAAACCCGGCACCGAGGGCTGCGAGGAGTGCCTCGTCTCCGGTGACACCTGGGTGCACCTGCGGATGTGCCTGAGCTGCGGGCACGTCGGCTGCTGCGACTCCTCGAAGAACCGTCACGCCACCAGGCACTACGGCACCACCGAGCACCCCATCGCGGCCTCCCACGAGCCCGGCGAGGACTGGGCCTGGTGCTACGCCGACAAGCTGATGCTGGACCCGGCGTGA
- the rpe gene encoding ribulose-phosphate 3-epimerase, with the protein MAVQINPSILSADFARLAEEAKAVQGADWLHVDVMDNHFVPNLTLGVPIVESLSRATDIPLDLHLMIEDPDRWAPQYIEAGAGSVTFHAEAAAAPVRLAREIRAKGARASMALKPATPIEQYEDILPELDMLLIMTVEPGFGGQPFLDIMLPKIRRTRELIAKHGLELWLQVDGGVSATTIERCAEAGADVFVAGSAVYGAVDPAAAVRTLRDQAGAAIAAAPWACNH; encoded by the coding sequence ATGGCCGTTCAGATCAATCCCAGCATCTTGTCCGCCGACTTCGCCCGGCTCGCCGAGGAGGCGAAGGCCGTCCAGGGGGCCGACTGGCTGCATGTCGACGTCATGGACAACCACTTCGTCCCGAACCTCACCCTCGGCGTGCCGATCGTGGAGTCGCTCAGCCGGGCGACGGACATCCCGCTCGATCTGCACCTCATGATCGAAGACCCCGACCGCTGGGCCCCCCAGTACATCGAGGCCGGCGCGGGCTCCGTGACCTTCCACGCCGAGGCCGCCGCGGCGCCCGTACGGCTCGCGCGGGAGATCCGGGCCAAGGGGGCGCGGGCGTCCATGGCGCTGAAGCCCGCGACGCCCATCGAGCAGTACGAGGACATCCTCCCCGAGCTCGACATGCTGCTGATCATGACCGTGGAGCCCGGCTTCGGCGGTCAGCCCTTCCTCGACATCATGCTGCCCAAGATCCGCCGGACCCGGGAGCTCATCGCCAAGCACGGTCTGGAGCTGTGGCTCCAGGTCGACGGAGGCGTCTCCGCGACGACCATCGAGCGGTGCGCCGAGGCCGGCGCCGACGTGTTCGTGGCGGGCAGCGCGGTCTACGGAGCGGTCGATCCGGCGGCAGCCGTGCGCACGCTGCGTGACCAGGCGGGTGCGGCGATCGCCGCTGCGCCCTGGGCTTGCAACCACTGA
- a CDS encoding VOC family protein, whose product MSEKLAAILPCRSIPETVGFYKAIGFEVTFYQERPYAYAVVQHGEVELQFMALKGFEPTGSYGACYITTDDVDGLYAKFRGGLKRELGRIPTRGLPRIGPLKDTTYGVRQFIMADPGGNSIRIGQPTSEDLHHAPVPKEPVAKALHMASLLGDSKEDYPAAARILDRLLSSDTLDVPPPARVKALILRAAMAVHLDDGPLAARLLSEADRIPLSAADRASLADDLLRAEDLRAG is encoded by the coding sequence ATGAGCGAGAAACTGGCGGCGATACTCCCCTGCAGGTCCATCCCCGAGACGGTCGGCTTCTACAAGGCCATCGGCTTCGAGGTCACGTTCTACCAAGAGCGCCCGTACGCCTATGCCGTCGTGCAGCACGGTGAGGTCGAGTTGCAGTTCATGGCACTGAAGGGCTTCGAGCCGACCGGATCGTACGGCGCGTGCTACATCACCACCGACGACGTCGACGGGTTGTACGCGAAGTTCCGCGGCGGTCTGAAGCGGGAGCTGGGCAGGATCCCGACCCGCGGCCTCCCCCGGATCGGTCCGCTGAAGGACACCACCTACGGGGTGCGGCAGTTCATCATGGCCGACCCGGGCGGCAACAGCATTCGCATCGGCCAGCCGACCAGCGAAGACCTCCACCACGCACCGGTCCCCAAGGAACCGGTGGCCAAGGCCCTCCACATGGCCTCACTGCTCGGCGACTCCAAGGAGGACTACCCGGCCGCCGCCAGGATCCTCGACCGCCTGCTGTCCTCCGACACGCTCGACGTCCCTCCCCCGGCCCGCGTGAAGGCCCTCATCCTGCGCGCCGCCATGGCCGTCCACCTGGACGACGGCCCCCTCGCCGCCCGCCTGCTGTCCGAGGCCGACCGGATCCCGCTCTCGGCCGCCGACCGCGCATCCCTGGCCGACGACCTCCTGCGCGCCGAGGACCTCCGCGCCGGTTAG
- a CDS encoding barstar family protein yields MTLDPRPLAPALEAAEAAGWVTVRLDLDGVRSKAELMRRCGAALRLPPWVGGNWDALSDALRDLSWLPAAPGRLLAVSSWRGYAEVRPADWETLREVLEEAVDFWRADSEGEGAGPGLTVLLAESGPGPAAGAPPRTPRLKRRRG; encoded by the coding sequence ATGACCTTGGACCCGCGTCCCCTGGCCCCCGCGCTCGAAGCGGCCGAGGCCGCCGGCTGGGTGACCGTACGGCTGGATCTGGACGGCGTACGGAGCAAGGCGGAGCTGATGCGGCGGTGTGGGGCCGCGCTGCGGCTGCCGCCGTGGGTCGGGGGGAACTGGGATGCGCTGTCGGATGCGCTGAGGGATCTGTCGTGGTTGCCGGCGGCGCCGGGGCGGCTGCTGGCCGTGAGCTCCTGGCGGGGCTATGCGGAGGTGCGGCCCGCGGACTGGGAGACGCTGCGGGAGGTGCTGGAGGAGGCCGTCGATTTCTGGCGGGCCGACTCCGAGGGTGAGGGGGCGGGGCCCGGGTTGACGGTGCTGCTCGCCGAGTCCGGCCCGGGGCCGGCTGCCGGGGCTCCGCCCCGGACCCCGCGCCTCAAACGCCGGCGGGGCTGA